Proteins found in one Seonamhaeicola sp. S2-3 genomic segment:
- a CDS encoding truncated hemoglobin: MTRNIQQLEDIKLLVDAFHAKIEKDDLLRSIFKNNSKEERTKQVKKMYHFWQSILLDTNYGYVCPFHDNFTMERQYFVRWIELFYKTLDENFEGELVNEAKWIAAKLAQNKTFHNRNVEEALYSF; encoded by the coding sequence ATGACACGAAACATACAACAGTTGGAAGACATAAAGCTTTTGGTAGATGCCTTTCATGCTAAAATAGAAAAAGATGATTTATTAAGATCTATTTTCAAGAATAATTCTAAAGAAGAAAGAACTAAACAGGTAAAAAAAATGTATCATTTTTGGCAATCAATATTACTAGATACTAACTATGGCTATGTATGTCCTTTTCATGATAACTTTACAATGGAAAGACAATATTTTGTTCGTTGGATTGAGTTATTCTACAAGACTTTAGATGAGAACTTTGAAGGTGAACTTGTTAACGAAGCCAAGTGGATAGCCGCCAAACTAGCACAAAACAAAACATTTCATAATAGAAATGTTGAAGAAGCACTTTATAGTTTCTGA
- the folE gene encoding GTP cyclohydrolase I FolE — protein sequence MNRKERHEINIFSNHEIQNLEAISKHEEKLKTIEYHFAKIMEALGLKLDNPSLKETPKRVAKMYINEVFKGLNEKNFPSISFFENVSSYREMILVDNIKVYSYCEHHFVPFFGKAAVAYIPKDRVIGLSKINRIVQFYASKPQIQEKLTVEIGEKLKILLKTDDIAIHIEANHLCVASRGVGDENSYTKTNFFSGKFLKEKEKSRFLNSINKTKLLI from the coding sequence ATGAACAGAAAAGAACGGCATGAAATCAATATTTTTTCTAACCATGAAATTCAAAATTTGGAAGCCATATCAAAACATGAAGAAAAATTAAAAACTATTGAATATCATTTCGCAAAGATTATGGAAGCATTAGGTTTAAAATTAGATAATCCAAGCCTAAAAGAAACCCCTAAACGTGTTGCGAAAATGTATATAAACGAAGTTTTTAAAGGTTTGAATGAGAAGAATTTTCCAAGTATTTCCTTTTTTGAGAACGTCAGTAGTTATCGTGAAATGATTTTAGTAGATAACATAAAGGTTTATTCATATTGCGAACATCACTTTGTGCCTTTCTTTGGAAAAGCCGCAGTAGCTTATATACCAAAAGACCGCGTTATTGGTTTGTCTAAAATAAATCGCATTGTTCAATTTTATGCTAGCAAACCTCAAATACAAGAAAAACTTACTGTTGAAATTGGTGAAAAACTGAAGATTTTATTAAAAACAGACGATATAGCTATTCATATTGAAGCCAATCATCTCTGTGTAGCTTCTCGTGGCGTTGGAGACGAAAACAGTTATACCAAAACAAATTTTTTTAGTGGGAAGTTTTTAAAAGAAAAAGAAAAATCCAGATTTCTAAATTCAATAAATAAAACTAAACTATTAATATAA
- a CDS encoding assimilatory sulfite reductase (NADPH) flavoprotein subunit: MEFKKGLKDGPFNNELKEKLNDVLSALNSEQFHWLSGYFSGLIQASSSKKDISHNANIEEDKSKKLNILFGSHTGNSEALAYNLFEQAKERGFEVEVSDMASFKTRNLSKVENLAIIVSTHGLGEPPVQAEAFHKYLHSKKAPNLSHINFSVLGLGDSSYIDFCQTGKDFDTVLEKLGAKRLIPRQDCDVDYEDKAKEWQQIFLDRIQETSKAISVKGIKVNNTNSDSAVKYSQKNLFEATVLEKINLNGKGSSKETIHLELDLQGSGLKYEPGDALGVYGSNSINLTKAVLKATNLTGEQIVKSHSGEKTLLEALTYDYELTPLTKNTLTKYAELTNSSGLKAKLKDNNTITEYLHGRDILDLLEEEPYNLLPNELISVLRKNTPRMYSIASCQDAVDNEVHLLVSVVRYNAFGRNKEGLCSVTLADRLKIDDKVKIFIDKNSRFKLPENPDIPIIMVGPGTGVAPFRAFMQHIEVYEKKTPSWLFFGDRNFTTDFLYQTEWQQYLKEGVLTKADVAFSRDQKQKQYVQHKMLENGKELYNWLEKGAHFYVCGDAQRMAKDVNTTLKEIIQQQGGLSLEKAEDYIKDMQLSNRYQTDVY; encoded by the coding sequence ATGGAATTTAAAAAGGGATTGAAAGATGGGCCGTTTAACAATGAGCTAAAGGAAAAACTTAATGATGTTTTGTCTGCGCTTAATTCTGAACAGTTTCATTGGTTAAGCGGCTATTTTTCAGGACTTATACAAGCGTCTTCAAGTAAAAAAGATATATCTCATAACGCTAATATAGAAGAGGATAAATCAAAAAAATTAAATATTTTATTTGGTAGTCATACAGGCAATAGTGAAGCTCTCGCATATAATCTTTTTGAGCAGGCGAAGGAAAGAGGCTTTGAAGTAGAGGTTTCGGATATGGCATCCTTTAAAACTAGAAATCTAAGTAAAGTTGAAAACCTAGCTATTATTGTAAGCACACATGGTTTAGGAGAACCGCCCGTACAAGCTGAAGCTTTTCATAAATATTTACACAGTAAAAAAGCTCCAAATCTTTCACACATTAACTTTTCTGTTCTAGGACTTGGTGATAGTAGTTATATTGATTTTTGCCAAACAGGTAAAGATTTTGATACCGTTTTAGAAAAATTGGGTGCTAAACGCCTCATTCCTAGACAAGACTGTGATGTAGATTATGAAGATAAGGCCAAAGAATGGCAACAAATATTTCTTGATCGTATTCAAGAAACCTCTAAAGCAATTTCAGTTAAAGGGATTAAAGTTAATAATACAAATTCTGACAGTGCAGTAAAATATTCTCAAAAGAATCTTTTTGAGGCCACTGTACTAGAAAAAATAAATCTGAATGGTAAAGGATCTTCAAAAGAAACAATTCATCTGGAGTTAGACTTGCAAGGTTCTGGGTTAAAATACGAACCAGGTGATGCCTTAGGGGTATACGGTAGTAATTCTATTAATTTAACAAAAGCTGTTTTAAAAGCTACTAATTTAACAGGAGAACAAATAGTAAAAAGCCATAGTGGAGAAAAAACCTTGTTAGAAGCATTAACTTATGATTATGAGTTAACGCCTCTAACAAAAAATACTTTAACTAAATACGCAGAGTTAACCAATAGCTCTGGTTTAAAAGCTAAATTAAAGGATAACAACACAATTACTGAATATTTACACGGGCGTGATATATTAGATTTGTTAGAAGAAGAACCGTATAATCTTTTACCAAATGAACTAATTTCTGTGTTAAGAAAAAACACACCACGTATGTATTCTATAGCGTCTTGTCAAGATGCTGTTGATAATGAAGTACATTTACTAGTATCTGTAGTTCGTTATAATGCATTTGGTAGAAATAAGGAAGGTTTATGTTCTGTAACGCTTGCAGACCGTTTGAAGATTGATGATAAAGTGAAAATTTTTATCGATAAAAATAGTCGCTTCAAACTTCCTGAAAATCCTGATATCCCAATTATTATGGTTGGACCTGGAACAGGTGTTGCACCATTTAGGGCTTTTATGCAACATATTGAAGTTTATGAAAAGAAAACACCTTCATGGCTTTTCTTTGGGGATCGAAATTTCACAACAGATTTTTTATATCAAACCGAATGGCAACAATATTTAAAAGAAGGTGTATTAACAAAAGCTGACGTTGCTTTTTCAAGAGACCAAAAACAAAAACAGTACGTTCAGCACAAAATGTTAGAAAATGGCAAAGAACTATATAATTGGTTAGAAAAAGGTGCGCATTTTTATGTTTGTGGAGACGCCCAAAGAATGGCCAAAGATGTGAACACTACATTAAAGGAGATAATTCAACAACAAGGAGGCTTATCTCTTGAAAAAGCGGAAGACTATATAAAAGACATGCAGCTATCCAATAGATATCAAACAGATGTGTATTGA
- a CDS encoding ADP-ribosyltransferase domain-containing protein, protein MIHRFIIKKAFSGNVQFIIKSKSGKLIEHLSAFANEKEVLLRSGSKFKIIEIIRTDGHYKIKLEEI, encoded by the coding sequence ATGATTCACAGGTTCATTATCAAAAAAGCATTTAGCGGAAACGTACAGTTTATTATAAAAAGCAAATCAGGTAAGTTAATTGAGCACTTATCAGCATTTGCAAATGAAAAGGAGGTGTTATTAAGGTCGGGCTCGAAATTTAAGATAATAGAAATAATAAGAACAGATGGACATTATAAAATCAAGCTTGAAGAAATTTAA
- a CDS encoding peroxiredoxin, with translation MSLRIGDNAPNFTAQTTDGEINFHEWLGDNWGIIYSHPADFTPVCTTELGRTAQLKDEFKKRETKVAAVSTDDLNSHNGWINDINETQNTKVEFPIIADDDKKVSTLYGMIHPNFSSTSTVRSVYFIDPNKKIQAVITYPASTGRNFAEILRVLDSLQLTAKYNVATPVDWEVGQDVIIPPSVAQEDVEAKYPKGHRIIKPYLRYTPQPNK, from the coding sequence ATGAGTTTAAGAATTGGAGACAACGCACCAAATTTTACTGCACAAACAACAGATGGTGAAATTAATTTTCATGAGTGGTTAGGAGATAATTGGGGAATTATTTATTCCCACCCTGCAGATTTTACCCCAGTTTGCACAACTGAACTTGGAAGAACTGCACAATTAAAAGATGAATTTAAAAAAAGAGAAACTAAGGTGGCTGCTGTGAGTACAGATGATTTAAATTCCCATAATGGTTGGATTAATGATATCAATGAAACACAAAACACTAAAGTAGAGTTTCCAATTATTGCTGATGATGACAAAAAAGTTTCTACTCTTTATGGTATGATTCATCCTAACTTTTCTAGTACTTCAACAGTACGATCTGTTTATTTTATAGATCCAAACAAAAAAATTCAAGCTGTTATTACTTATCCTGCTTCTACTGGAAGAAACTTTGCTGAAATTTTAAGAGTGCTAGATTCACTTCAACTTACTGCTAAATATAATGTTGCCACTCCTGTAGATTGGGAAGTAGGACAAGATGTAATAATTCCTCCATCAGTAGCACAAGAAGATGTTGAAGCCAAATATCCTAAAGGTCATCGTATTATAAAACCATACTTAAGGTATACACCTCAACCAAATAAATAA
- the cysI gene encoding assimilatory sulfite reductase (NADPH) hemoprotein subunit has product MNNKFVQNNLSEDEKIKTKSNFLRGTIKESLENPLTGALNPDDVKLIKYHGSYQQYDRDLESERKQKKLEPLYQFMVRVRVAGGVTTPKQWLVLDKLSSLYGNNTLKLTTRQSFQFHGILKRDLKPTIQEVNKTLLSTLATCGDVNRNVMCNPNPYQSLIHEEVYGIAREISNYFLPKTTAYHEIWLNKEKVSRIPDAEPIYKHTYLPRKFKIALAIPPHNDVDIFANDLGFIAIEENKKLIGFNVCVGGGLGSTFGNKSTYPRLADVIGFTPKSRVIEVAETVIGIQRDYGNRSDRKLSRLKHTIDDRGLEWFVNELNIRLGWNIERPYPYKFVSNGDKYGWLKGTNDKWYYTLFVEHGRVKNKEGYTLKKALKEIAEIHKGDFRLTGNQNLIIGNVSKNDKENIETILKRNGIINNKLTGLRKSSMACVALGTCGLAFAESERYLPSLIDKLDKIILKNGLKDDAINIRMTGCPNNCARSSLGEIGLVGRAIGRYNLYLGASHNGDRLNSLYKEMLSEENILNELEPIISIYAKEKKKQETFGDFVIRKGIIKKTNRPLQVLQ; this is encoded by the coding sequence ATGAACAATAAATTTGTACAAAATAATTTATCTGAAGACGAAAAAATAAAAACTAAAAGTAATTTTCTTAGAGGTACCATCAAAGAAAGCTTGGAAAATCCCTTAACGGGTGCTTTAAACCCAGATGATGTAAAGCTTATAAAATATCATGGTTCGTACCAACAATACGATAGAGATTTAGAGAGCGAGAGAAAACAAAAAAAGCTAGAGCCCTTATATCAATTCATGGTTAGAGTAAGAGTTGCTGGTGGCGTTACAACTCCAAAACAGTGGCTTGTACTCGATAAACTATCAAGTCTATATGGGAATAACACCCTTAAATTAACCACAAGACAATCATTTCAATTTCATGGAATTTTAAAACGAGATTTAAAACCAACAATTCAAGAAGTAAACAAAACGCTCTTAAGTACACTTGCAACTTGTGGCGATGTAAATAGAAATGTAATGTGTAACCCTAATCCGTATCAATCTCTTATTCACGAAGAGGTCTATGGTATTGCGCGTGAAATAAGCAATTATTTTCTACCTAAAACTACGGCATATCATGAAATATGGTTAAATAAAGAAAAGGTATCTAGAATTCCTGATGCTGAACCCATCTATAAACACACATATTTACCTCGAAAATTTAAAATAGCTCTAGCAATTCCACCTCATAACGATGTAGATATTTTTGCTAACGATTTAGGGTTTATAGCTATTGAAGAAAATAAAAAATTAATAGGGTTTAACGTTTGCGTTGGTGGCGGATTAGGAAGTACTTTTGGTAACAAATCTACCTACCCTAGGTTAGCTGATGTTATAGGTTTTACTCCAAAAAGCAGAGTCATTGAGGTAGCTGAAACGGTGATAGGAATTCAAAGAGATTATGGTAACCGGTCAGATAGAAAGCTCTCGAGATTAAAGCACACCATCGATGATAGAGGTCTAGAATGGTTTGTTAATGAATTAAATATCCGCCTTGGATGGAATATTGAGCGTCCTTATCCTTATAAATTCGTTTCAAACGGTGATAAATACGGTTGGTTAAAAGGAACAAATGATAAGTGGTATTACACGTTATTCGTTGAGCATGGAAGAGTAAAAAATAAAGAAGGTTATACATTAAAAAAAGCTTTAAAAGAAATAGCTGAAATACATAAAGGAGATTTTCGTTTAACAGGAAACCAAAATCTCATAATTGGAAATGTATCTAAAAACGATAAAGAAAACATTGAAACTATTTTAAAGCGTAATGGCATTATAAATAATAAGCTAACAGGGCTAAGAAAGAGCTCAATGGCATGCGTAGCTTTGGGTACATGTGGGTTAGCTTTTGCAGAATCTGAACGATATTTACCTTCTTTAATAGATAAACTTGATAAGATTATCTTAAAAAATGGACTAAAGGATGATGCCATTAACATTCGGATGACGGGTTGCCCTAATAATTGTGCACGTTCATCATTAGGTGAGATTGGTTTAGTAGGTCGCGCTATTGGACGCTATAATCTTTATTTAGGAGCTAGTCACAATGGAGATAGGTTAAATTCACTATATAAAGAAATGCTTTCAGAGGAGAACATTCTCAATGAACTAGAACCAATAATAAGCATTTATGCTAAAGAGAAAAAGAAACAGGAAACTTTTGGAGATTTTGTGATACGTAAAGGAATTATTAAGAAAACAAACCGTCCTTTACAGGTGCTTCAATAA
- the yiaK gene encoding 3-dehydro-L-gulonate 2-dehydrogenase, with translation MEKVLHTLFLKHHFSDKKAKTLAKVYTENTLDGINSHGINRVKHFIKYVEKGIINVKAEAEKSESFGCIERWDGHFGAGIINATKCMERAITLSKEHGIGLVALRNTNHWMRGGTYGWQAANSGCISIAFTNTQPNMPPWGGKESRLGNNPLVISIPRKEGHVVLDMAMSQFAFGKINSYKLKGEKLPFPGGWDANDKLSNDPEKILDNERGLPIGYWKGSALSMTLDMLATLLSVGNSTYEIGKNKYETGVSQIFISIFPKLFHDTNLQEKLLNEIIQYSHDVEPMETGKRTYYPGEKTLELRNKHLKEGIPVDKEIWQDILNISFEKTRFSSPLFKLKLLNQQSYQLTVYLIACYNFCFN, from the coding sequence ATGGAGAAAGTACTACATACTCTTTTTTTGAAGCATCATTTTTCAGATAAAAAAGCCAAAACACTTGCTAAAGTGTATACAGAAAATACTTTAGACGGAATTAATTCTCATGGAATTAATAGAGTAAAGCATTTTATTAAATATGTAGAAAAAGGTATCATTAACGTAAAAGCTGAAGCCGAAAAGTCAGAATCCTTCGGTTGTATTGAACGATGGGATGGTCATTTTGGTGCTGGAATAATTAACGCAACAAAATGTATGGAGCGGGCAATAACCCTTTCAAAAGAACATGGAATTGGATTGGTTGCACTTCGCAATACAAACCATTGGATGCGCGGAGGAACCTATGGATGGCAAGCGGCTAATAGCGGATGTATATCTATTGCTTTCACTAATACCCAACCTAATATGCCTCCTTGGGGAGGAAAAGAAAGCAGATTAGGAAATAATCCTCTTGTTATATCCATTCCCAGAAAAGAAGGTCACGTAGTTTTAGATATGGCAATGTCTCAGTTTGCTTTTGGAAAAATTAATAGCTACAAATTAAAGGGAGAAAAATTACCATTCCCTGGTGGTTGGGATGCTAATGATAAGCTTTCTAATGATCCTGAAAAAATTTTAGATAATGAAAGAGGCTTACCTATTGGTTACTGGAAAGGATCTGCTCTATCCATGACATTAGATATGTTAGCAACATTATTATCAGTAGGAAATTCCACCTATGAAATTGGAAAAAACAAATATGAAACAGGAGTTTCCCAAATATTTATAAGTATTTTCCCTAAATTATTCCATGACACAAATCTTCAAGAAAAACTACTCAATGAAATTATCCAATACAGCCATGATGTGGAACCTATGGAAACTGGTAAACGCACATATTACCCAGGAGAAAAAACTTTAGAATTAAGAAATAAACATCTTAAAGAAGGTATTCCCGTAGATAAGGAAATCTGGCAAGATATATTAAACATATCTTTTGAAAAAACAAGATTTTCTTCCCCCCTTTTTAAGCTTAAATTATTAAATCAACAATCATATCAATTAACCGTTTATTTAATAGCATGTTATAATTTTTGTTTTAATTAA
- a CDS encoding LysR family transcriptional regulator, with protein sequence MFNFRLKVFYTVARRLNFTKASEELLISQPAVTKHIKELETRFNLALFDRQGNKVTLSPAGEVLLRHTEKIHEIYRQLEFDLNQLNATLQGTLHVGSSTSITQYILPPLLAKFHKIHQDVKVELFSGNSEQIEQALLNKDIELGIVEGKLKKREMHYTPFLKDEIVLVCSSKNSSIKKDEILPEELKNIPLLLREPGSGTLEVIANALKEKGIRLSDLIIEMQLGSTEAIKSYLQHSNCMAFVSLHTIFEELQNGDLKIIEVKKMSIPRHFYFIRRQGPEGGLPSLFIQFLIHSYRS encoded by the coding sequence ATGTTTAATTTTCGACTAAAAGTTTTTTATACAGTGGCAAGAAGGCTTAATTTTACTAAGGCTTCTGAAGAATTACTTATATCTCAACCTGCTGTAACCAAACACATAAAGGAGTTAGAAACTCGTTTTAATCTAGCTTTATTTGACAGGCAAGGAAATAAAGTTACATTGTCTCCAGCAGGTGAAGTATTGCTTAGACATACAGAGAAAATACATGAAATATATCGTCAATTAGAATTTGATTTAAATCAGCTTAATGCAACTTTACAGGGCACACTACATGTAGGATCTAGCACCTCTATTACTCAATACATTCTACCTCCTTTATTAGCAAAATTTCACAAAATTCACCAAGATGTTAAAGTTGAATTGTTTAGTGGCAATTCTGAACAAATAGAACAAGCTTTACTAAACAAAGATATTGAATTGGGAATAGTAGAAGGTAAATTAAAAAAACGTGAGATGCACTACACCCCTTTTTTAAAAGATGAGATTGTGCTTGTATGTAGTAGTAAAAATTCATCCATAAAAAAAGATGAAATTCTGCCAGAAGAGTTAAAAAACATTCCCTTACTTCTTAGAGAACCTGGTTCTGGAACCTTAGAAGTCATTGCTAATGCTTTAAAAGAAAAAGGTATTAGACTGTCTGATTTAATTATAGAAATGCAGTTAGGTAGTACAGAAGCAATTAAATCATATCTTCAACATTCAAATTGCATGGCTTTTGTATCCTTGCATACTATTTTTGAAGAATTACAAAATGGAGATCTAAAAATAATTGAAGTTAAAAAGATGTCCATTCCAAGACATTTTTATTTCATTAGACGACAAGGTCCTGAAGGAGGACTACCTTCTTTATTCATTCAGTTTTTAATTCACAGCTATAGGTCATAA